In Myxococcus stipitatus, the following are encoded in one genomic region:
- a CDS encoding WD40 repeat domain-containing protein has translation MLIPSLPLTPDTARHLSLLRTLGPPEPSPYSRWQRLAWDASSRYLLSVQEHGGTPLRWWDLHSDESAPLVAHPASPCVGAWFLPDSQRILSVTLRGTLQTWSVTDGKLLSSVEVGGSVARGCLSSDGTCLLLTAGQGRVLLWGLERNWLMWRLEDPAFLYGCTLSPDGRFAAVGVAEEQDGAATRGSVRLWDARTGKLLGARTFDSQQIWTVAFTPSGASLVAADSAGQLLFLDLPGLETTRSIRAPASGALQFEFNREGTLLAAGPDTSAFEVIDVREGRRVFSYSDLDDQEGSTANFSPDGRFVSWGMDDGKVGVWGVKPRP, from the coding sequence ATGCTCATTCCCTCCCTACCGCTGACCCCTGACACCGCGAGGCACTTGTCCCTGCTGCGAACGCTGGGGCCGCCAGAACCGTCGCCGTACTCGCGGTGGCAGCGGTTGGCCTGGGATGCGTCGTCGCGCTATCTGTTGTCGGTCCAGGAGCATGGCGGTACGCCGCTGCGTTGGTGGGACCTGCACTCGGATGAGTCGGCTCCGCTTGTCGCGCACCCCGCCTCCCCATGCGTGGGCGCGTGGTTCCTGCCCGACTCCCAGCGGATTCTGTCCGTGACGCTACGCGGCACCCTCCAGACCTGGTCCGTCACCGACGGCAAGCTGTTGTCCTCGGTGGAGGTTGGCGGGTCCGTCGCCCGTGGGTGCCTGTCGTCGGACGGCACGTGCCTGCTGCTCACGGCCGGCCAGGGACGCGTCCTGCTCTGGGGCCTGGAGCGCAACTGGCTCATGTGGCGGCTGGAGGACCCGGCCTTCCTCTACGGCTGCACATTGTCGCCGGATGGCCGGTTCGCGGCCGTGGGTGTCGCCGAGGAGCAGGACGGCGCCGCGACACGTGGCTCGGTTCGCCTCTGGGATGCGAGGACCGGTAAGCTCCTGGGGGCCCGCACGTTCGATTCACAGCAAATCTGGACCGTGGCGTTCACGCCGTCCGGAGCGTCGCTGGTCGCCGCGGATTCCGCTGGCCAGTTGTTGTTCCTGGACCTTCCCGGACTTGAAACCACTCGGAGCATCAGGGCCCCGGCCTCCGGGGCCCTGCAGTTCGAGTTCAATCGGGAGGGCACCTTGCTGGCGGCGGGTCCGGACACGAGCGCGTTCGAGGTCATCGACGTTCGCGAGGGACGCCGTGTCTTCTCCTATTCGGACCTGGACGACCAGGAGGGAAGCACCGCGAACTTCTCTCCCGACGGACGCTTCGTGAGCTGGGGCATGGACGACGGCAAGGTGGGCGTCTGGGGCGTGAAGCCACGGCCCTGA